One stretch of Hemitrygon akajei chromosome 18, sHemAka1.3, whole genome shotgun sequence DNA includes these proteins:
- the cd79b gene encoding B-cell antigen receptor complex-associated protein beta chain, giving the protein MAFFAGKSCLVPGIIIFLLIIATGVLSNELKVRYSVPYRAVIKGNNVTLHCIFENMTADNNRGIKWYKNGNPPTELKSTMNNNREAWLRISNAKKLHSGIYYCSFQKEIVKDHCGAEVNVQMKSIDVKKLKSADTMKDLLILIQGILLFLCLTLPGMLFFGKNNQRKKKDDEAETYHMYEGLEVMQTAMYEDIGNMRASEDKLSVAEQPNE; this is encoded by the exons ATGGCTTTCTTTGCTGGGAAATCATGTCTAGTACCAGGAATCATAATTTTTCTGCTCATCATTGCAACTG GTGTGCTAAGTAATGAGTTAAAGGTCAGATACTCCGTGCCTTATCGAGCTGTTATAAAAGGAAACAATGTCACCCTGCACTGTATCTTTGAAAACATGACTGCTGATAATAATAGAGGCATCAAGTGGTATAAAAATGGAAATCCTCCCACTGAATTGAAAAGCACAATGAACAATAACCGTGAAGCCTGGCTTAGAATTTCCAATGCAAAGAAATTACATTCAGGAATTTACTACTGCAGTTTTCAAAAGGAGATTGTGAAAGATCACTGTGGAGCGGAAGTAAATGTGCAAATGA AATCCATCGATGTGAAAAAGCTGAAATCTGCGGACACAATGAAAGACTTGTTGATTTTAATCCAAGGAATTTTGCTGTTCCTTTGTCTCACCCTGCCAGGAATGCTGTTCTTTGGAAAA AACAatcaaaggaaaaagaaagatgaTGAAGCCGAGACTTACCACATGTATGAG GGTTTGGAAGTTATGCAGACAGCCATGTATGAAGACATTGGTAACATGAGAGCATCTGAAGATAAATTATCTGTTGCTGAGCAGCCTAATGAGTAA